The proteins below come from a single Ictalurus furcatus strain D&B chromosome 27, Billie_1.0, whole genome shotgun sequence genomic window:
- the slc1a2a gene encoding excitatory amino acid transporter 2a, translated as MEKQVEVRMHECHFEAPAPPPGPACGGLCNKFMKNLLLALTVLGVIVGSVAGALLRYASPLHPDVIMIIAFPGDILMRMLKMVILPLIISSLITGLAGLDAKSSSRLGTRAMVYYMSTTIIAAVLGVLLVLAIHPGHPKLRSHFGEGKKNDDVSTLDALFDLIRNLFPENLVQACFQQIQTVTNKVEVATPHHPPHHPSHHPPHHRFGRNTTKWAAKYVMKKSLQFKSGMNVLGLIGFFVAFGICMGKMGEKAKLMMDFFNVLNEIVMKLVGMIMWYSPVGIACLICGKIISINDLEVVAKQLGMYMLTVIVGLIIHGGIFLPLIYFVIVRKNPFTFFMGVFQAWVTALGTASSAGTLPVTFRCLEENLGIDKRVTRFVLPVGATINMDGTALYEAVAAIFIAQMNGIKLGPGQIVTVSLTATLASVGAASIPSAGLVTMLLILTAVGLPTQDISLLIAVDWLLDRFRTSVNVIGDSYGAGIVYHLTKDELNMLDAQQMRTDDFEMTKSQSLYENNTNHGVYASYNSSPQVLIDDCKINLTPNGSSAVFSIIEEEPWTQE; from the exons ATGGAGAAGCAAGTTGAGGTTCGAATGCACGAGTGTCACTTTGAAGCTCCAGCTCCCCCTCCAGGGCCAGCATGTGGAGGTCTCTGTAACAAATTCATGAAGAACTTGCTTCTAGCACTCACAGTGCTTG GTGTGATTGTAGGCTCAGTGGCTGGTGCCCTTCTGCGTTATGCATCTCCTCTTCACCCAGATGTTATCATGATCATCGCTTTCCCTGGTGATATTCTCATGAGAATGTTGAAGATGGTGATTTTGCCCCTGATCATCTCCAGTTTAATCACAG gtCTGGCAGGTTTAGATGCCAAATCTAGCAGTCGTCTCGGCACCAGAGCCATGGTGTATTACATGTCCACAACCATCATTGCTGCAGTGCTGGGGGTGCTTCTGGTGCTGGCTATCCACCCGGGCCACCCCAAACTAAGATCGCATTTCGGAGAGGGCAAGAAGAACGATGATGTGTCCACTTTGGATGCCTTATTTGACCTCATCAGAAATCTCTTTCCAGAGAATCTGGTACAAGCTTGCTTTCAGCAG ATTCAGACTGTTACAAATAAGGTAGAGGTAGCAACACCTCATCATCCACCTCATCATCCATCTCATCATCCACCTCATCATCGGTTTGGACGAAATACCACCAAATGGGCAGCAAAATATGTTATGAAGAAATCTCTTCAATTCAAGAGTGGCATGAATGTTTTAG GGCTCATTGGTTTCTTTGTGGCTTTTGGAATCTGCATGGGAAAGATGGGGGAGAAAGCCAAGCTGATGATGGACTTCTTCAACGTTCTCAATGAAATCGTCATGAAACTTGTTGGCATGATTATGTG GTATTCCCCTGTGGGCATTGCATGCCTGATCTGTGGCAAGATTATTTCCATTAATGACCTGGAGGTGGTGGCCAAGCAGTTGGGCATGTACATGCTCACAGTCATTGTGGGCCTCATCATCCATGGTGGCATATTCCTCCCACTGATATATTTTGTCATTGTTCGTAAAAacccttttacattttttatgggAGTATTTCAAGCTTGGGTGACCGCTTTAGGAACAGCATCTAG TGCTGGTACACTGCCTGTTACGTTTCGTTGCCTGGAGGAAAACTTGGGCATTGATAAAAGGGTTACTCGATTTGTGCTTCCTGTTGGTGCGACAATCAACATGGATGGCACGGCACTTTATGAGGCAGTAGCAGCCATTTTCATCGCACAGATGAATGGAATAAAACTTGGCCCTGGTCAGATTGTTACAGTCAG CCTGACAGCTACTCTTGCTAGTGTAGGAGCTGCCAGTATTCCCAGCGCTGGCCTCGTCACCATGCTGCTCATTCTCACCGCTGTGGGACTGCCCACCCAAGACATCAGCTTACTGATCGCTGTCGACTGGCTTCT GGATCGCTTCCGAACATCGGTCAACGTTATTGGAGACTCTTATGGAGCAGGCATCGTGTACCACCTCACCAAAGATGAGCTCAACATGCTCGATGCCCAGCAGATGAGAACAGATGACTTCGAGATGACCAAATCACAATCCTTATATGAGAATAACACAAACCATGGTGTATATGCATCGTACAACTCCTCTCCACAAGTGCTAATAGATGACTGCAAG ATCAACTTGACCCCAAATGGCTCTTCTGCTGTCTTTTCCATTATTGAGGAGGAACCTTGGACTCAAGAGTAA